In Halarcobacter bivalviorum, a genomic segment contains:
- a CDS encoding NeuD/PglB/VioB family sugar acetyltransferase, with the protein MKKEKIILIGGGGHCHSVIDVIEQENKYEIIGIVDIKENIGKKVLNYEVIACDDDLEELFKECHNAVITIGHIESNSIRIKIFHRLKEIGFKLPVIISSLAYVSKYSTIDEGSVIMHHAIINSNTKIGKNCIINTKALIEHDVIIEDNCHISTASILNGQVYVKENTFFGSNAVSKQGIIVEGFIKAGSLVK; encoded by the coding sequence ATGAAAAAAGAAAAGATAATTTTAATTGGTGGCGGTGGTCATTGCCATAGTGTTATTGATGTAATTGAACAAGAAAATAAGTATGAAATAATTGGAATTGTAGATATAAAAGAGAATATTGGTAAAAAAGTTTTAAATTATGAGGTTATAGCTTGTGATGATGATTTAGAAGAACTTTTTAAAGAGTGTCACAATGCAGTTATTACAATAGGACATATAGAGTCAAATAGTATAAGAATTAAGATATTTCATAGACTAAAAGAAATAGGATTTAAGCTACCTGTTATAATCTCTTCTTTAGCTTATGTTTCAAAGTATTCAACAATTGATGAAGGTAGTGTGATTATGCATCATGCAATTATTAATTCTAATACAAAAATTGGTAAAAATTGTATTATTAATACAAAAGCACTTATTGAACATGATGTAATAATAGAAGATAATTGCCATATCTCAACTGCAAGTATACTAAATGGGCAAGTTTATGTAAAAGAGAATACTTTTTTTGGAAGTAATGCTGTTTCTAAACAAGGTATTATAGTAGAAGGTTTTATAAAAGCAGGGAGTTTAGTAAAATGA